Proteins from one Panulirus ornatus isolate Po-2019 chromosome 44, ASM3632096v1, whole genome shotgun sequence genomic window:
- the Tango11 gene encoding transport and Golgi organization protein 11 isoform X4, translated as MEEMDMSNITSPQRFSGTFDHFYDGHYEPDISTQMKVPKRIRVTGDNDDDPTVNWARYNGVHEKLEMKVPDRIVVAGGDQHIGTRGVPREVELEQSMMPQPDPALFRVQTPPRTITLDAYAYPGTDDVSPADDRESSTPGSAPTILPRNSNSFIHPVHDNGAPGITTDLSPSEEVSLLRRQVGRLNRRVMALELDTQQRANREMVMYALGVAYFLIKAILWINRN; from the exons ATGTCAAATATAACAAGTCCTCAGCGATTTTCGGGGACCTTTGACCACTTTTATGATGGCCACTATGAACCAGATATTAGTACCCAGATGAAGGTACCTAAAAGGATACGAGTCACAG gtgacaatgatgatgacccCACTGTTAATTGGGCTCGCTACAATGGTGTTCATGAGAAGTTGGAAATGAAGGTTCCTGATCGCATTGTTGTGGCAG GTGGGGACCAGCATATAGGTACTCGAGGAGTTCCTAGGGAGGTGGAGCTTGAGCAGTCCATGATGCCTCAGCCAGACCCAGCACTATTCAGAGTACAG ACCCCTCCTCGAACGATTACACTGGATGCTTATGCATACCCTGGTACAGATGATGTTTCACCAGCAGATGACAGAGAAAGCAGCACCCCAGGATCAGCACCAACCATCCTCCCACGCAACAGTAATTCATTTATACACCCAGT GCATGACAATGGTGCACCTGGGATTACTACAGACTTGAGTCCCAGTGAAGAGGTATCTCTGCTGAGACGACAAGTAGGTCGCCTCAATCGCCGTGTAATGGCACTGGAGTTGGATACACAGCAACGTGCAAACCGAGAAATGGTTATGTATGCCCTTGGTGTTGCATACTTCCTCATTAAGGCCATCTTGTGGATCAACAGAAACTGA
- the Tango11 gene encoding transport and Golgi organization protein 11 isoform X1, whose product MEEMDMSNITSPQRFSGTFDHFYDGHYEPDISTQMKVPKRIRVTGDNDDDPTVNWARYNGVHEKLEMKVPDRIVVAGGDQHIGTRGVPREVELEQSMMPQPDPALFRVQTPPRTITLDAYAYPGTDDVSPADDRESSTPGSAPTILPRNSNSFIHPVTFDSSLDECQQLQHQPPGLQSTLLLHDNGAPGITTDLSPSEEVSLLRRQVGRLNRRVMALELDTQQRANREMVMYALGVAYFLIKAILWINRN is encoded by the exons ATGTCAAATATAACAAGTCCTCAGCGATTTTCGGGGACCTTTGACCACTTTTATGATGGCCACTATGAACCAGATATTAGTACCCAGATGAAGGTACCTAAAAGGATACGAGTCACAG gtgacaatgatgatgacccCACTGTTAATTGGGCTCGCTACAATGGTGTTCATGAGAAGTTGGAAATGAAGGTTCCTGATCGCATTGTTGTGGCAG GTGGGGACCAGCATATAGGTACTCGAGGAGTTCCTAGGGAGGTGGAGCTTGAGCAGTCCATGATGCCTCAGCCAGACCCAGCACTATTCAGAGTACAG ACCCCTCCTCGAACGATTACACTGGATGCTTATGCATACCCTGGTACAGATGATGTTTCACCAGCAGATGACAGAGAAAGCAGCACCCCAGGATCAGCACCAACCATCCTCCCACGCAACAGTAATTCATTTATACACCCAGT GACATTTGACAGTTCTTTAGATGAGTGCCAGCAGCTGCAGCACCAGCCACCTGGGTTGCAGTCAACTTTACTGCT GCATGACAATGGTGCACCTGGGATTACTACAGACTTGAGTCCCAGTGAAGAGGTATCTCTGCTGAGACGACAAGTAGGTCGCCTCAATCGCCGTGTAATGGCACTGGAGTTGGATACACAGCAACGTGCAAACCGAGAAATGGTTATGTATGCCCTTGGTGTTGCATACTTCCTCATTAAGGCCATCTTGTGGATCAACAGAAACTGA
- the Tango11 gene encoding transport and Golgi organization protein 11 isoform X3 has protein sequence MSNITSPQRFSGTFDHFYDGHYEPDISTQMKVPKRIRVTGDNDDDPTVNWARYNGVHEKLEMKVPDRIVVAGGDQHIGTRGVPREVELEQSMMPQPDPALFRVQTPPRTITLDAYAYPGTDDVSPADDRESSTPGSAPTILPRNSNSFIHPVTFDSSLDECQQLQHQPPGLQSTLLLHDNGAPGITTDLSPSEEVSLLRRQVGRLNRRVMALELDTQQRANREMVMYALGVAYFLIKAILWINRN, from the exons ATGTCAAATATAACAAGTCCTCAGCGATTTTCGGGGACCTTTGACCACTTTTATGATGGCCACTATGAACCAGATATTAGTACCCAGATGAAGGTACCTAAAAGGATACGAGTCACAG gtgacaatgatgatgacccCACTGTTAATTGGGCTCGCTACAATGGTGTTCATGAGAAGTTGGAAATGAAGGTTCCTGATCGCATTGTTGTGGCAG GTGGGGACCAGCATATAGGTACTCGAGGAGTTCCTAGGGAGGTGGAGCTTGAGCAGTCCATGATGCCTCAGCCAGACCCAGCACTATTCAGAGTACAG ACCCCTCCTCGAACGATTACACTGGATGCTTATGCATACCCTGGTACAGATGATGTTTCACCAGCAGATGACAGAGAAAGCAGCACCCCAGGATCAGCACCAACCATCCTCCCACGCAACAGTAATTCATTTATACACCCAGT GACATTTGACAGTTCTTTAGATGAGTGCCAGCAGCTGCAGCACCAGCCACCTGGGTTGCAGTCAACTTTACTGCT GCATGACAATGGTGCACCTGGGATTACTACAGACTTGAGTCCCAGTGAAGAGGTATCTCTGCTGAGACGACAAGTAGGTCGCCTCAATCGCCGTGTAATGGCACTGGAGTTGGATACACAGCAACGTGCAAACCGAGAAATGGTTATGTATGCCCTTGGTGTTGCATACTTCCTCATTAAGGCCATCTTGTGGATCAACAGAAACTGA
- the Tango11 gene encoding transport and Golgi organization protein 11 isoform X2, with protein MMSNITSPQRFSGTFDHFYDGHYEPDISTQMKVPKRIRVTGDNDDDPTVNWARYNGVHEKLEMKVPDRIVVAGGDQHIGTRGVPREVELEQSMMPQPDPALFRVQTPPRTITLDAYAYPGTDDVSPADDRESSTPGSAPTILPRNSNSFIHPVTFDSSLDECQQLQHQPPGLQSTLLLHDNGAPGITTDLSPSEEVSLLRRQVGRLNRRVMALELDTQQRANREMVMYALGVAYFLIKAILWINRN; from the exons ATGTCAAATATAACAAGTCCTCAGCGATTTTCGGGGACCTTTGACCACTTTTATGATGGCCACTATGAACCAGATATTAGTACCCAGATGAAGGTACCTAAAAGGATACGAGTCACAG gtgacaatgatgatgacccCACTGTTAATTGGGCTCGCTACAATGGTGTTCATGAGAAGTTGGAAATGAAGGTTCCTGATCGCATTGTTGTGGCAG GTGGGGACCAGCATATAGGTACTCGAGGAGTTCCTAGGGAGGTGGAGCTTGAGCAGTCCATGATGCCTCAGCCAGACCCAGCACTATTCAGAGTACAG ACCCCTCCTCGAACGATTACACTGGATGCTTATGCATACCCTGGTACAGATGATGTTTCACCAGCAGATGACAGAGAAAGCAGCACCCCAGGATCAGCACCAACCATCCTCCCACGCAACAGTAATTCATTTATACACCCAGT GACATTTGACAGTTCTTTAGATGAGTGCCAGCAGCTGCAGCACCAGCCACCTGGGTTGCAGTCAACTTTACTGCT GCATGACAATGGTGCACCTGGGATTACTACAGACTTGAGTCCCAGTGAAGAGGTATCTCTGCTGAGACGACAAGTAGGTCGCCTCAATCGCCGTGTAATGGCACTGGAGTTGGATACACAGCAACGTGCAAACCGAGAAATGGTTATGTATGCCCTTGGTGTTGCATACTTCCTCATTAAGGCCATCTTGTGGATCAACAGAAACTGA